The proteins below come from a single Corynebacterium cystitidis genomic window:
- a CDS encoding poly(ethylene terephthalate) hydrolase family protein, whose protein sequence is MSANVKKDLNKLSKRGPHRVMVGDLGFAGLPGKVYTPAEGNAMPAVAFGHDWTKTVDDYHATLRHLASWGIVVAAPDTEIGLNPDHAGFAADLETCLQILGGVRLGHGNVTVAPGKLGVVGHGMGGGAAVLTAADNPKVKTVGAIYPAVVAPSATAAARTLEIPAMVIGSNKGDIFEAGNPAKLAYNWKGDVVYREIDKGNQQGFPEDTGFQFVLGFGLPQSGARQTVRGLLTGYLLHQLDKEKKYSDFSEPDAEGPDFTSYWSGKLADKAGVDRDDLHPADPVYI, encoded by the coding sequence GTGTCTGCGAATGTGAAGAAAGATCTTAACAAACTGTCCAAGCGAGGGCCTCACCGTGTGATGGTGGGTGACCTGGGGTTTGCCGGACTGCCCGGCAAGGTGTACACCCCAGCAGAAGGCAACGCGATGCCCGCCGTAGCGTTCGGCCATGACTGGACCAAGACTGTCGACGACTACCATGCAACTTTGCGCCACCTGGCCAGCTGGGGCATCGTCGTAGCAGCTCCTGACACTGAGATCGGACTCAACCCTGATCACGCGGGTTTCGCAGCGGACTTGGAGACATGCCTCCAGATTCTGGGAGGGGTGCGCTTAGGCCACGGCAATGTCACCGTGGCCCCCGGCAAGCTGGGTGTTGTGGGCCACGGAATGGGCGGTGGTGCCGCTGTTTTGACCGCCGCCGACAACCCGAAGGTGAAAACGGTAGGTGCGATTTACCCGGCCGTTGTTGCACCCTCGGCTACTGCGGCAGCCCGCACGCTGGAGATCCCAGCAATGGTGATCGGCTCTAACAAGGGCGATATCTTCGAGGCCGGAAACCCTGCCAAGTTGGCGTACAACTGGAAGGGGGATGTGGTTTACCGCGAAATCGATAAGGGCAACCAGCAGGGTTTCCCTGAAGATACTGGCTTCCAGTTCGTGCTCGGCTTTGGCCTGCCTCAGTCCGGCGCACGGCAAACGGTTCGTGGCTTGCTCACCGGCTACCTATTGCACCAGTTAGATAAGGAAAAGAAGTATTCCGACTTTTCTGAACCTGACGCGGAGGGGCCCGACTTCACCTCCTACTGGAGTGGCAAGCTGGCTGATAAGGCTGGTGTGGACCGGGACGATCTGCACCCAGCAGACCCCGTATACATCTAA
- the glmS gene encoding glutamine--fructose-6-phosphate transaminase (isomerizing) — protein sequence MCGIVGYVGQQQGRDVAIEALRRMEYRGYDSSGIAVVGANGIALAKRAGKLANLEDKIAELGADTLAGTTAIGHTRWATHGRPTDDNAHPHLSYDGKVAIVHNGIIENFAGLREKLEKDGVELHSETDSEVAAHLLAQAYNDGDTAGDFRASALKVLNELEGAFTVLFMHADHPGHIIAARRSTPLIIGVGEGEMFLGSDVAAFIEHTKNAVELGQDSVVIITQDSHEILNFDGSPGEGKEFTIDWDLESAEKGGFDSFMLKEIFEQPAAVRDTLAGHWDGQRVTLDENQLSVTDLKSFNQVFVVACGSAYHSGLAAKYAIEHWVRIPVQIEVASEFRYRDPVLDERTLVLAISQSGETADTLEAVRHAKTQGARVLAVCNTNGSQIPRESDAVIYTHAGPEIGVASTKAFLAQVAANYIVGLALAQAKGTKYPDEIKAIWHELEDIPAKVEKVLKVQDQVQDIATTLGAVKTMLFLGRGVGFPIALEGALKLKELAYIHAEGFPAGELKHGPIALIEDDLPVVVIVPSPRGVSQLHSKIVSNIQEIRARGAKTIVIAEEGDTAVEPYANWLLRIPQTPTIMQPLLATVPLQFLAADIARECGNQDIDKPRNLAKSVTVE from the coding sequence ATGTGTGGAATCGTCGGATATGTCGGACAACAACAAGGCCGAGACGTGGCAATCGAAGCGCTGCGTCGCATGGAATATCGCGGGTATGACTCCTCCGGTATCGCAGTGGTAGGTGCAAACGGCATCGCTCTGGCAAAGCGTGCCGGCAAGCTTGCCAACCTTGAAGACAAAATCGCGGAGCTTGGCGCAGACACCCTGGCCGGTACCACGGCTATTGGGCATACTCGCTGGGCAACCCACGGCCGCCCCACCGATGATAATGCCCACCCGCACCTTTCGTACGACGGCAAGGTCGCCATCGTCCACAACGGAATCATTGAGAACTTTGCGGGCCTGCGTGAGAAGCTCGAGAAAGACGGAGTGGAACTGCACAGCGAGACCGACTCCGAGGTGGCAGCTCACTTGTTGGCGCAGGCCTACAACGATGGTGATACTGCAGGTGACTTCCGTGCTTCTGCGCTGAAAGTGCTCAACGAACTTGAGGGCGCGTTCACCGTGTTGTTCATGCACGCTGACCACCCAGGTCACATCATTGCGGCACGCCGCTCCACTCCGCTGATTATTGGTGTGGGCGAGGGTGAGATGTTTTTGGGCTCCGATGTGGCAGCATTTATTGAACACACCAAAAACGCTGTTGAGCTGGGCCAGGATTCCGTGGTGATCATCACCCAAGACTCCCACGAGATCCTGAACTTTGATGGCAGCCCGGGCGAGGGCAAAGAGTTCACCATTGACTGGGACCTTGAATCTGCCGAAAAGGGAGGCTTTGACTCCTTCATGCTGAAGGAGATCTTCGAGCAACCAGCGGCCGTGCGCGACACTCTGGCCGGCCACTGGGATGGCCAGCGCGTCACGCTCGACGAAAACCAGCTATCTGTTACCGATCTTAAGTCTTTCAACCAGGTATTTGTTGTCGCGTGTGGTTCTGCGTACCACTCCGGCCTAGCCGCGAAATACGCCATAGAGCACTGGGTGCGCATCCCAGTGCAGATTGAGGTGGCCAGCGAGTTCCGCTACCGCGACCCCGTTCTGGATGAGCGCACCTTGGTGCTGGCGATCTCCCAGTCTGGCGAGACTGCAGACACTCTGGAGGCGGTGCGCCACGCGAAGACCCAGGGCGCCAGGGTGTTGGCCGTGTGCAATACCAACGGTTCGCAGATTCCGCGTGAATCCGACGCCGTGATTTACACGCACGCAGGCCCGGAGATCGGCGTGGCTTCCACCAAGGCGTTTTTGGCGCAGGTGGCCGCCAACTACATCGTTGGCCTAGCGCTTGCACAAGCGAAGGGCACCAAGTACCCAGACGAAATCAAAGCTATCTGGCACGAGCTGGAAGATATCCCAGCAAAGGTGGAAAAAGTCCTCAAGGTGCAAGACCAGGTCCAAGACATCGCCACCACGCTTGGAGCTGTGAAGACCATGCTCTTCCTTGGGCGAGGAGTGGGCTTCCCCATCGCGCTTGAGGGCGCTTTGAAGCTGAAAGAGCTGGCGTATATCCACGCCGAAGGCTTCCCGGCTGGCGAGTTGAAACACGGCCCGATTGCCCTGATTGAGGATGATCTGCCAGTGGTGGTCATCGTGCCATCCCCGCGCGGTGTCTCGCAGCTGCACTCCAAGATCGTGTCCAATATTCAAGAGATCAGGGCGCGTGGCGCAAAAACCATCGTGATCGCCGAAGAAGGCGATACCGCCGTGGAGCCGTACGCAAACTGGTTGCTCCGCATTCCGCAGACCCCCACGATTATGCAGCCCCTGCTGGCCACCGTGCCGCTGCAGTTCTTAGCGGCAGACATTGCGCGCGAGTGCGGTAACCAGGACATTGACAAGCCTCGGAACCTGGCCAAATCTGTAACTGTGGAGTAG
- the tsaE gene encoding tRNA (adenosine(37)-N6)-threonylcarbamoyltransferase complex ATPase subunit type 1 TsaE, which produces MRNTFPHEGSRQCEEFTDTHALGEELGKALEAGDVVILDGPLGAGKTTLAQGIARGMQVKVRVTSPTFVIAREHPSTVGGPNLIHMDAYRLIDESGSGDPLGELDALDLDTALEDSVVVAEWGAGLVDKLAQDYLLVTLDRETLVRNDPESEGRIISWRFHHAR; this is translated from the coding sequence ATGCGCAATACCTTCCCCCATGAAGGCAGCAGGCAGTGCGAGGAGTTCACCGACACGCATGCGCTAGGCGAAGAACTTGGCAAGGCACTCGAAGCCGGTGACGTGGTGATCCTGGATGGGCCCCTCGGTGCCGGAAAAACCACCCTTGCCCAGGGCATTGCGCGTGGTATGCAGGTCAAAGTCCGGGTGACTAGCCCCACCTTTGTCATCGCACGCGAACACCCAAGCACCGTCGGCGGGCCCAACTTGATCCACATGGACGCCTACAGGCTGATTGATGAGTCTGGTTCCGGCGACCCATTGGGTGAGTTAGATGCACTTGACCTAGACACCGCGCTGGAGGATTCTGTGGTGGTCGCAGAATGGGGTGCGGGTCTCGTGGACAAGCTAGCTCAGGATTACCTGCTGGTCACTCTTGATCGTGAGACACTGGTACGCAACGACCCCGAATCCGAGGGGCGCATTATTTCGTGGAGGTTCCACCATGCCCGCTAG
- a CDS encoding HipA domain-containing protein — MGIAKFPHASDQWDVMNWEYHALESYRLAGARVAEAQTITVGDTTVLVLQRFDRGQHGQRISFISAMTATGKRDGEAADYLDIVDAIRHISGDIEGDLEELFRRATLNVVLGNTDDHLRNHAFLSRKEHWFLSPAFDVNPNPQLHARRATSIVGAAQFPEEVHALHPLAEECGLTTLRAKQIVEEIIAAAEHWELESVEQ; from the coding sequence TTGGGAATAGCTAAGTTTCCTCATGCTAGTGACCAATGGGATGTGATGAACTGGGAGTATCACGCTTTGGAAAGTTACCGTTTGGCGGGGGCGCGAGTTGCTGAAGCGCAGACCATCACGGTCGGGGACACAACAGTGCTAGTCCTGCAGCGATTTGACCGGGGCCAGCACGGCCAACGGATCTCATTTATCAGTGCGATGACTGCAACAGGAAAGCGTGACGGGGAGGCCGCTGACTACCTGGATATTGTCGATGCAATAAGACATATTTCTGGTGATATTGAGGGAGATCTTGAAGAACTATTTCGTCGTGCCACGCTCAACGTAGTCCTTGGGAACACTGACGATCATCTGCGCAACCATGCTTTTCTTTCCAGGAAAGAGCACTGGTTTCTCAGCCCAGCTTTTGATGTTAACCCGAACCCACAGCTTCATGCTCGGCGTGCAACTTCCATAGTTGGTGCAGCACAGTTTCCTGAGGAAGTTCATGCGCTACATCCGCTGGCGGAAGAATGTGGACTGACCACTTTACGGGCCAAACAGATCGTGGAGGAAATTATTGCAGCGGCTGAACACTGGGAGCTGGAATCTGTGGAGCAGTAG
- a CDS encoding helix-turn-helix domain-containing protein has product MSAYRIHNEVEDIGEHIRQWRMVLSLSAQQVCQRAGISRDTLRKIEQGDSSVSSESVWQVMRALGVLDRVVEATDPLGTDLGRLRAHRLTRKRVR; this is encoded by the coding sequence ATGTCCGCGTACCGAATTCACAATGAAGTGGAAGACATTGGCGAACATATTCGCCAGTGGAGAATGGTCTTGTCTCTTTCTGCGCAGCAGGTGTGCCAACGTGCTGGGATTTCGCGGGACACATTGCGAAAAATTGAGCAGGGAGATTCCAGTGTCAGTTCTGAAAGCGTGTGGCAGGTAATGCGTGCCTTGGGTGTGCTGGACCGTGTTGTTGAGGCAACGGACCCTTTAGGTACTGATCTTGGTCGCCTGCGTGCGCACCGGCTGACTAGGAAACGGGTCCGGTAG
- the tsaD gene encoding tRNA (adenosine(37)-N6)-threonylcarbamoyltransferase complex transferase subunit TsaD, translating to MIILGIESSCDETGVGIIELADDGSMEIKADAVASSMQEHARFGGVVPEIASRAHLEAMPQVMEQALREAGVDKPDAVAATVGPGLAGALLVGASAAKAYAAAWGVPFYGVNHLGGHVAVAHLDGAEELPHSVALLVSGGHTQLLEVEAVGKPMKELGSTLDDAAGEAYDKVSRLLGLGYPGGPVIDKVAQRGNPKAINFPRGLSRPQDLRGPHRHDFSFSGLKTSVARYVERAERDGDVISVEDVCASFQEAVADVLTAKALRACEDTGVTTLLLGGGVVANSRLRELAQERCHTHGIELRVPRLALCTDNGVMIAALAAQLIHEGAPESGFEVGTDPSLEVEVPLVVGG from the coding sequence GTGATCATCCTGGGCATCGAGTCTTCCTGCGACGAAACCGGCGTAGGAATCATCGAGCTTGCCGACGACGGCTCCATGGAAATCAAAGCAGATGCGGTGGCGTCCTCCATGCAGGAGCATGCCCGCTTCGGTGGTGTGGTTCCGGAGATCGCCTCGCGAGCCCACTTGGAGGCCATGCCCCAGGTTATGGAGCAAGCGTTGCGTGAGGCAGGCGTCGATAAGCCCGATGCCGTTGCTGCCACAGTGGGCCCAGGACTCGCGGGCGCGCTATTGGTGGGTGCGTCTGCCGCCAAGGCCTATGCTGCGGCGTGGGGTGTGCCGTTCTACGGTGTGAACCATCTCGGTGGGCACGTAGCGGTGGCTCACCTCGACGGTGCCGAGGAGTTGCCGCATTCGGTGGCGTTGCTTGTTTCTGGTGGGCACACGCAACTACTCGAGGTGGAGGCGGTGGGAAAGCCAATGAAGGAGCTGGGCTCTACGCTTGACGACGCAGCCGGTGAAGCCTATGACAAGGTGTCCCGTTTGCTCGGGTTGGGGTATCCGGGTGGGCCTGTTATAGATAAGGTCGCGCAGCGAGGGAACCCGAAGGCGATCAATTTCCCTCGCGGATTGTCGCGTCCGCAGGATTTACGCGGGCCGCATCGACATGACTTTTCGTTCTCAGGGTTGAAAACATCGGTGGCGCGTTATGTGGAACGTGCAGAGCGTGACGGGGACGTCATCTCCGTCGAGGATGTCTGCGCCTCTTTCCAGGAAGCTGTGGCTGATGTGCTCACGGCGAAGGCCCTGCGGGCGTGTGAAGACACCGGTGTGACGACCCTGCTGCTGGGCGGGGGAGTAGTGGCGAACTCACGGCTGCGTGAGTTGGCGCAGGAACGTTGCCACACCCACGGCATTGAACTGCGCGTGCCACGTTTGGCGTTGTGTACTGATAATGGCGTGATGATTGCGGCGCTTGCAGCGCAGCTGATTCACGAAGGTGCCCCGGAATCTGGCTTTGAGGTGGGAACGGATCCTTCGCTGGAGGTTGAAGTTCCGCTGGTTGTGGGTGGTTAG
- a CDS encoding class I SAM-dependent methyltransferase: MPASNKTTFNWGEDYAKFRPTYPDKLPGLLAGLVDDTSCALDVGCGTGQLTEMLTDSFDTVVGMDISASQVGAAAGNAAYMVAEASNLPLEDKSINLVTAAQSAHWIDVDEFYAEARRVAAPGAVIALVSYGLCMIDDPEVDRIYQEFYQGEFHKFWDARRVHVETGLRNLPFPFKQIKVECPDIIKTMGVEDFLSYIGTWSASKSAQAQGSGDLLDELGDNLRYMWGSRRLDVRWPVAVRAGKLAQ, from the coding sequence ATGCCCGCTAGCAACAAAACCACCTTCAACTGGGGCGAAGACTACGCCAAGTTTCGGCCCACCTACCCAGACAAGCTGCCCGGTTTGCTCGCAGGGCTTGTCGACGACACCAGCTGTGCGCTGGACGTCGGCTGCGGCACCGGCCAGCTCACCGAAATGCTGACCGATTCCTTCGACACCGTAGTGGGCATGGACATCTCGGCGTCCCAGGTGGGTGCTGCCGCCGGCAACGCCGCGTATATGGTGGCCGAGGCGTCGAACCTGCCGCTGGAAGACAAGTCCATAAACCTGGTGACCGCCGCGCAGTCGGCGCACTGGATTGATGTAGACGAGTTTTATGCCGAGGCACGCCGGGTGGCTGCTCCAGGGGCTGTGATTGCGCTAGTTAGTTACGGGCTGTGCATGATCGATGACCCCGAAGTAGACCGCATCTACCAAGAGTTCTACCAAGGTGAGTTCCACAAGTTCTGGGATGCGCGGCGCGTGCATGTAGAAACGGGGCTACGGAACCTGCCATTCCCGTTCAAACAGATCAAGGTGGAATGCCCCGACATCATCAAAACCATGGGTGTAGAAGATTTCTTAAGTTATATCGGGACGTGGTCGGCGTCGAAAAGCGCGCAAGCCCAAGGCTCCGGTGACTTGCTCGATGAGCTGGGCGACAACCTGCGTTATATGTGGGGTAGTAGGCGGCTGGATGTGCGCTGGCCAGTTGCGGTTCGGGCCGGGAAGCTAGCGCAATAG
- the tsaB gene encoding tRNA (adenosine(37)-N6)-threonylcarbamoyltransferase complex dimerization subunit type 1 TsaB — protein sequence MWVLALDTATPDLVTGLVHTSTGETFDEVLVDTRQHNELLVPTVQSLLRRAGLTFADLGAIVVGCGPGPFTGLRVGMSTASAFGQALGIPVHGVVTHDAIAKSLNARRLLVVTDARRREIYWALYDEAGRSAGPGVVAPAELSIKGEVDLISVPEHLADSLQVSASRIVHKAPTAAALVAVADLDADPEPLEPLYLRRPDAKVPAPTPKSPAIPEVQL from the coding sequence ATGTGGGTTCTGGCCCTCGATACTGCAACACCTGACCTGGTCACCGGGCTTGTTCATACTTCCACGGGTGAGACGTTCGACGAAGTGCTCGTCGATACGCGACAACACAACGAGCTGCTTGTCCCCACCGTGCAATCCTTGCTGCGGCGTGCCGGGCTGACTTTTGCTGATCTCGGCGCCATCGTGGTGGGCTGTGGACCCGGACCTTTTACCGGCCTGCGCGTTGGCATGTCTACTGCCAGCGCGTTTGGGCAGGCACTGGGCATCCCGGTCCACGGTGTGGTGACGCATGATGCGATAGCCAAGAGCCTCAACGCCCGCCGCTTGCTCGTGGTCACCGATGCCCGCCGCCGAGAGATCTACTGGGCGCTTTACGACGAAGCCGGGCGCAGTGCCGGACCCGGTGTGGTGGCCCCGGCTGAGCTCTCCATTAAAGGGGAAGTCGATCTCATCAGCGTGCCCGAACACCTAGCCGACTCACTCCAGGTCAGTGCGTCCCGGATCGTGCACAAGGCGCCCACAGCCGCGGCCCTTGTTGCTGTGGCGGACTTGGACGCAGACCCAGAGCCGCTGGAACCGCTGTACTTGCGCCGACCTGACGCGAAAGTGCCGGCACCCACGCCGAAATCTCCAGCAATCCCCGAGGTCCAGTTATGA
- a CDS encoding response regulator transcription factor — protein MAIRVASVDDHSVTSVGIRTLLEDPSESVLVAARSTVPDLLNDHQIGPIDVVLLDLRLNDGSDPYVNVQSLMEAGLKVVIYSSLESPYLLRRVLRSGVNGVLRKTVSAKVLREAILCAHAGHVYASAEWAGVIDSDSEFSNVHLSERQREVLELYAMGESAKRVAALTELSVDTVQDYLQRIRTKYALQGRATVTKVDLMQRAQEDGYLPGPWET, from the coding sequence ATGGCCATTCGTGTAGCTTCCGTGGACGACCATTCGGTAACAAGCGTGGGGATACGTACCTTGCTCGAGGATCCGTCGGAAAGCGTGCTTGTCGCAGCGCGCTCCACTGTCCCCGACCTGCTCAACGATCACCAGATCGGCCCAATTGATGTCGTGCTTTTAGATCTGCGCCTCAACGACGGATCAGACCCGTACGTCAATGTGCAGTCCCTCATGGAGGCCGGGCTGAAAGTAGTGATCTATTCCAGTTTAGAAAGCCCGTATTTACTCCGCCGCGTGCTGCGTTCGGGAGTGAATGGGGTGCTCCGCAAAACCGTCTCCGCAAAAGTACTGCGGGAAGCGATTTTATGCGCCCATGCAGGCCACGTGTACGCCTCTGCCGAGTGGGCTGGGGTCATCGACTCTGACAGCGAATTTTCTAATGTGCACCTCTCCGAGCGCCAACGCGAAGTACTTGAACTCTACGCCATGGGCGAATCCGCGAAACGAGTAGCCGCGCTTACCGAACTATCGGTAGACACCGTCCAAGATTATCTCCAACGAATACGCACCAAATATGCGCTGCAAGGGCGGGCAACGGTCACGAAAGTCGACCTGATGCAACGCGCCCAGGAAGACGGGTACCTACCAGGCCCGTGGGAAACTTAG
- the rimI gene encoding ribosomal protein S18-alanine N-acetyltransferase: MILRELTPADATRVAEIEAVLFSGDNPWSRDIFLVEFAHPHTFYVGAFDGENDGSVMGYAGIAKLGPHDDPEFEVHTIGVAVEHQRKGVGRMLMEQITHVADMYDGEMFLEVRTDNAAAIALYEAFDFYRLGVRRHYYQPSGADAYTMKRPALSDRNSERENA; encoded by the coding sequence ATGATCCTGCGTGAATTAACGCCCGCCGATGCCACCCGCGTGGCTGAAATCGAGGCCGTTTTATTCTCCGGCGACAACCCATGGAGCAGGGATATCTTTCTCGTTGAGTTTGCTCACCCGCACACCTTCTACGTCGGGGCGTTCGACGGCGAAAACGACGGGAGCGTGATGGGTTATGCCGGCATCGCGAAGCTGGGGCCGCACGACGATCCCGAGTTTGAGGTTCACACCATTGGGGTGGCTGTGGAGCATCAGCGAAAGGGCGTCGGCCGAATGCTGATGGAGCAGATCACCCACGTGGCCGACATGTATGACGGCGAAATGTTCCTTGAAGTGCGCACCGATAATGCGGCCGCGATTGCTTTGTACGAGGCGTTCGATTTTTATCGGTTGGGTGTGCGACGCCATTATTATCAGCCGTCGGGGGCTGATGCGTACACGATGAAACGGCCTGCTTTGAGTGACAGAAATAGCGAAAGGGAAAATGCGTGA
- the alr gene encoding alanine racemase, which yields MSLLSTRIDLSAIAHNTRLIKDMVAPAQLMCVVKADGYNHGSARVVPVMEANGADSFGVATFAEAHAVRKLTGKPVLAWIWSLNDDIPAGIQVGVPTVGHLRRLVADPTERTVYLMVETGMNRNGIDQAEWAEAFELAAGASHLRVEGLMSHLACADEPADPFTNEQANTFRRAIAQGRAAGLSLPTNHLANSPATLTRPDLYFDQVRPGVALYGLEPIFGADHGLKPAMTWRAEVAAVKPIVKGEGTSYGLTWRAPADGYTAVIPAGYADGLPRNWQDAIEVTIGGVRYPQVGRVCMDQFVVWLGATGDAPASPVSVGDEAIIFGPGGVSATELADRAGTINYEVVCRPTGRNQREYIDADSKPEKEA from the coding sequence ATGAGTTTGCTGTCCACCCGCATTGACCTGTCTGCCATCGCGCACAATACGCGACTGATCAAAGACATGGTTGCACCTGCACAGCTGATGTGTGTGGTGAAGGCTGACGGCTATAACCATGGCAGCGCGCGCGTTGTGCCCGTCATGGAAGCGAACGGTGCGGACAGTTTTGGTGTGGCCACGTTTGCGGAGGCCCACGCGGTGCGAAAGCTCACCGGCAAGCCTGTGCTGGCCTGGATTTGGTCGCTTAACGACGATATCCCCGCCGGAATCCAGGTGGGCGTGCCCACGGTGGGGCATCTGCGCAGGCTGGTAGCTGACCCAACTGAGCGCACCGTGTACCTGATGGTGGAGACGGGCATGAACCGCAATGGGATCGACCAGGCCGAGTGGGCCGAAGCGTTTGAGCTGGCTGCAGGTGCTTCACACCTTCGCGTGGAGGGCCTGATGTCACACCTCGCGTGCGCCGATGAGCCGGCTGACCCGTTTACCAACGAGCAAGCAAATACCTTCCGCCGCGCGATCGCTCAAGGCCGTGCTGCGGGTTTGAGCTTGCCGACGAACCACCTGGCCAACTCTCCAGCAACCCTGACTAGGCCTGATCTGTATTTCGACCAGGTGCGCCCAGGTGTTGCACTGTATGGGTTGGAGCCAATTTTTGGTGCGGACCACGGCCTGAAACCTGCGATGACGTGGCGCGCCGAGGTTGCCGCGGTCAAACCAATTGTGAAAGGGGAGGGGACCAGCTATGGGCTGACCTGGCGCGCACCCGCCGACGGCTATACCGCCGTGATTCCCGCAGGGTATGCCGATGGGCTGCCGCGGAACTGGCAAGACGCCATCGAGGTCACCATCGGTGGGGTGCGCTACCCGCAGGTAGGAAGGGTGTGCATGGACCAATTCGTCGTGTGGCTCGGAGCCACCGGCGACGCGCCAGCGTCGCCGGTGAGTGTCGGGGATGAGGCCATCATCTTCGGGCCGGGCGGTGTGAGCGCCACGGAACTTGCAGACCGCGCTGGCACCATCAACTATGAAGTGGTGTGTCGCCCCACCGGGCGCAACCAACGCGAGTACATCGACGCCGACAGCAAGCCTGAAAAGGAGGCCTAA